The Mytilus galloprovincialis chromosome 3, xbMytGall1.hap1.1, whole genome shotgun sequence genomic interval aaaatactaaGAAATAAATACAACTGTGTGTGTGTACTAACTACATGAATAAAAAACATGTAAAGCATACCGGAGAAAGTTAAATCAATAACAATACACAACATTGATCAACTCGGTTTGGTAATTTGAGTTTTCGATTGAACAACATTGAGATGTAAAACCTACTTAAAATGTAATGCTAATATTAACCTCAAGTGTATAGGTGCAAATACAAAATCCAGAAAAGCAGCcacaaaattatttttgtaaaagaaaaattaacaGCAGAAAGTTTAACTTTtcaatcaaaaaaaatatttactttctataccatgaaaatataaaaaatttcttttaattgttttgtcatCTTTTCAatcttattgaatatttttttcaaaaataatactgTTATTCTAGAACTTTGTTCGTAATCTTTTCACACAAGTGaacaaatttattttgattttggagTTTTAATAAAATTCCTGGTTAATATCATATTTACAAAACAACAGCAAAAATAAGAATAACAACAATGGTTAATAAATGCAGATTTTGCTACTATAGTTGTATTTTGTTCActcaaatataaaatgatttttaattgaaGCTATAAAACAGGACCATTGTAACAGTTATTAAAACTGCTACATTtgtaatcaaaatattaaaaaagaaaaaaatggtgattaaaaatgtattataaattaaattaaaagaaaaaaagcacTTCTTCATTTGTTTCTCTCCAAAAACATCAGTCATAACAAATTAGAATAACATATTCTCTTAATTCACTTAATACTTATGCTATATAAAATGTGCTTTTGTGTAGGTTATATTTTtctaaacatacttttgtttTAGTCCACCATTTTAATAGATGAAACCcagttattttataaaatgaatgctCAGACTACTATACTGGCCAAAGATAACTACCAAATCTTTAagcttgtttaaaaaaaatatttaatatatttgatatttcattttgtaatttccATTACAATTCTATGTTCATAAAACTATTTACTAACACTGAAAAATATTTTGCTTATATATCACATTGTTGTGCAGTACATGAAAGACTGTGCCAATAATTTACACATAATTCTGTGTTACATACATGTGTACAAAATGAATGCCTCATAAACAGGGAAGTTCACCAGGGATATTGTGATGTTCCAAAGAATATATAGAAGTTTTGAAAgcctaatttctttttaaaaacacaagtaaatttttttacaataagAGCTTTTTACATGATAAATTTTCAGAACTTTAAATTAACCGCTCAagctaataaaataattttatagaCTTCAAACTGTTTTTATGGTACTGGTAAATAAAACAACCAATCATAAATCAAAGAATGAACATGTGACCTGATGGAAGAAATAATGAAACTCTCATGGGAATGTTATCAGAAAGATTTGGTCCAATTTTCATGAAAGGTGGTTTTTTTCCAGTTCTTTTTCACATGGCTGAAAATTATGAAGCCAAAAGCAATGAGTCCCTTAGCCTCATTctcacaaagcttcaaataaggATAATGCAAAGCAAACTGAAAGTGGCTTCtttatgttaaattttgaagaattTAGAGCATTTCCCTGATGAACCCCTTCAAAATAAATACTGTACATGTATCACAAGCAGAAAGATATTGACAACAAAAgtgtaaacaaaatcaaataaGTGTCAGGTGTGCTTGAAGGCGGAAAAGTTGCTGATTGCTGGAAGTAATCTTACTTTTTTCCGTGTTCCACTTAGAAATTCTTTGTACATATCTGAGCGAAGGTATCGACTGTAACTATCacttttcattaatttaaatatatggtcctgaaaaaagaagataaaaacaAACTGATTAACAACTGATTCTTTATATAATAAACAGTAGAGACACAGTGATATGATTCTTTTTCTCGAAAAAAAGACAAAGCTGATGGACAGCAACATCGCTAATAAATTCAAAGTCACTGGATCATGACCTAGAGGGCAGGGCCTCAAAATAGTGGTAAAACTGATatgtactgatagtaatgcaactttatacaaaatttcattgataTATCACAAGTAGTTCCTATCAAACAGTTTTTAGATGAAAACTTAGCAATTCTTGAGGCATCCACCAATGCTGTCTCAAAAAATTCCTTCATTTTCCCTTTTAAATACCATTgaaaatggaaaaggggaatgtgtcaaagagacaacaatccacaaaagagcagaaaacagctaaAATCCACTAACTAAAATctatttttctgattttctttAACCTTTGCATTCAAATAACCAAAATGatcatacatgtatcaaataatcacaaaatatttattatcaCATTGTCCCCAACTAAAAAATGTACCACCAAAGAATTGttaataatctataaaataattcTTTCCATAACTATGAGTTACATATAAAAATTCTATCAGGGATATATTCCCTGCTTCCTTATTCCATTTCCCCCCATAAAAAACACACCATTTATATCACGTCAATTTTGAAAGGACATCctgaataaatatttatatttgaattatttcccTTACCACAATATCTAGCATCAGCTTTGAATTTCAGTAGGAATCTGCATGTAAATGCATTACTAAATAGACTTTTTATGATGATAGCATAAGGATGAAGAAccttttatttgaataatttaacCCTTTACAGCATTAGTTGAACATGTGCTGTCAGATCTTATATTTGTGAACAgtgattaaattaaaatttatcaaaggcTTACAATAATCCTGCAGTACTAATATAACATTGTTCAAGTTAAACAATTTGATTTAGGTAACTTTATAGTTGGTTCTATCTTAATTCAAacgactttttttttactttatcacTTGATATggtttttaatatgtttaatatatatgtttGACCATGGTtaaatgtgtattgtttattCTGCAATTGAGACAATTGTAAGACTGAGTAATACATAAATGTGAACCATTTCGATGTGAACATATCTGTTTTATCTAAACGATTTTCATGCATTACCTGAGCTTCTTCAAAACAGTATCTATCCACATGATTTTCTATTCGACCTCGTACTAATTCTGATATGCGACCTTCTACATTAACTGGATTATGAGCACCTGGAGCTAAAAATTCtctgaaaataaatatacatcacTGTAAAATGTTGTCCAATGAAAGGAATCAGTCTAAATGTTGTGGTTTCATACACACATCATGTACAGAGAATATACAAAAACAGATGACAAAAGTATGCTGACTGATGTTTCCCTTTGTActtagtttaacatgtttatttgtaAAGCTTTATTAAGTTAAGTCTAAATAATCATATAATCTGATGGAAATCAAGCATAGCTTGACACATTTTGGAAATTTATATAGGTAAGCTCACATTTGGTTTATTTTccccaaaaaaggaaaattttggtttaattactgtaaattaacttattttcgTGAGCGATTTTCTTTAACGAGTAGAAAAACAACACAATATAAATCATTGTGAATATGTAATACTCTTATTAAACTAAATCAAGCAAATTTGAacatcgcgaaattaaatagccgttAAATAAACTAGAAAGGGTAAAATGCAAAATTTAGTTTCAGCGAAATTGAGTTGGTGTACCGTATGAAGAACTTTGACAGTGCAAAAAATATATTATTCCTGGACAATCATATTGTGAAAACCTGGTGTTAACAAGAAATGGATTGTAAACAAGTGCACCATATACAAAACTACCTCATCTGCATTGTTTAAACAATTGGCTGtcaaaagtttatttaaaaggttgtaacaaaaaacatcattttaCTGGCAATTTTCAGCTAAAATCTCAATTATAGGTATCATCATGCCAATTGAATGGAAGACGTTCTATTTTGATCTTGGAATAAGAGGATATGATATCATTGAAATCAATAATCAAAGAAACTGTTCTATTCAATAAATtgtaaaaagtgatttttttacctcttttgttttgttctttaaaaaatgtgccgttgggttgctgtttcattgatatATAACTCTTATAAGCCAAGATTTTATTcacagttttttttctaaattaaagtaCACAATACTCAGCTCAGGACGCATTCTTTTTTATAACTTGAAGTCTACTTACGAAAATATTTCAGTAACTTTAAAATTTACTTCTCTAATAGGTAGACATTTTAAATCTTGACATgctaaccaaaatctgcaaagagaaaaataagaattatatCTAGAAGCACTGTTTAATTCAATATCTATGAGGGAGCAATCTTAGATTTGTAACAAGTAAGAATCATAACAATTTGTTTAATTAACAATGCATTTGTATCATTTTCTGAGGAAATTCAATAGTTTAATCCCCCTATTTTATTGATTATAGTAGGTAAGGTctgataaatataaattattacaCATCATTTCCATACATGTCTTACCAGCATCCCAATCCTGTATCACTCTGAGGCTTAATAGCAACACATTCCCAAAACTATTTTTCTATTCATCATAACAAATGTATCAATGCATTTagtgtgagttttttttttagtgtattGTAGAGTTCTGTACCTCAATTGCCTTTATTCACCAGAAGGTCTCACTAATTCACACTAAGAATggtgtttacaaaatttacatcgcCTAAATGTGCCAAAATATTCCTAATTGTATTAAACAGGTGTGACTTCTTACTTTAAATTTTCCCCACTGAATTCTTTATCTAAGAATTTACTAAATTGTTCCTTCCCAGCAGGATCACATAGTAGTTCTTCTATAGAAAAAGCCCATCTTTTTACTCTGCGTTGTGGTATATCACGAGGGTtgctacaaaatatataaatacagacTTCTGATTATAAAGTTACAATACTGGATATTGGGgacattcaaaatattattttttcatatacatagCTATTGGAAGTATAAGGTATAATCTCAAGGGGTTTGTTACTATTTGCCATCTTTACTATCCATGGGAACCCCTAAAAAATCATCTAATTTCAGGGTTTCCCATGGATAGTAAATCGGCAAATAGTAACAAACCCCTGTGTTTCAATGATGGGATTTATTTATGGTCACTTGGATatgtaaataatacaatattaatatattttgCAAATGGTGAGCTAAATTACAAAGTACCGAATAAATTTTACCAGTCACATAGCTATCAAAATTCTAAGTGGGAAATAAATGCTTTTGATTTACGCCAGTAAAATGCTGAAACAAGCACTAAAGCTCTGTTTTACATCAACTTTGTTTTTCCTTGATAGTTCAAACATATTTTCTCTATCATAACACTCGCTAATAAAGGATCCAAACTAACTTAATAAACATAAGTGTTTACATTGTGGGAAGTATCAACTGGGAGTAAAATAAGAAATTTCATTGTCAGTGTCAATATAATATTTTTAGAATCTTGAACCAAATCCCTGCATCACAACATTTTGACGTCTGAAATATTTGCTGTACATCTCAATCATAGATCAAACATCAGACTACGCCAATCTGCTCTAACTTCAACACGCTTCTAGTTATGCTCTTTCAATTTCATAAGTATTTGGTTGACTTTTAAGATTGAAGTTGCATCTTGTCTACTACACAAGCCCTCTTGCTCTAAAAAAAATTCTACTACACAAGCCCTCTtgctctaaaaaaaaataatctcaaaaacGCACACACAGGTTTTCCATAATCTTTCCAATGCAGTTCACAATGCATTCACTACTGAACTTTCTAACTTGACTTACACTGTTTTTTCCTGTTCCCAGAAATCTATATAGTCTGAGATCCATGGATTTGATGGGTCAGGAGGAGTAATAAATGCATCAAATTCAGCATACTGGTCAAAATATGATACataactacaaaataaaacatcttaTCAGTGTTGTTTTAACTGAAGTAAAACatcttcattttaaaattaagaaataattcatggcagccgtagatttgtttcaattttaccatgggttgggcatttatattcatttattttaccATCAGCgttagcgaggggtaaaataagaatatataaatgcccaacccatggttaaatgaaaacaaagctAAGGCGCCTagaaattattttgattctaatttTGGCTGTTCTGTTTTACCCAATATTGATAATATaagtaatattatataattaaatgatttttcttttttttaattgcatttttcacttatatatttTCTTCGACTGTAATTTTATTCGTTTTGAGGCGAACAAGAAGCTTTAAAACGCCCGGTATTTCATTTGGGTTTTGTTTACGGAAACATATTTGTGACGTCACCTTGTTTGTTGCCATGCCAAGACAATAACATCATTTCGCGAAATTTTTGTTTGATGAAATTTTACCATGATAAATAAGTTGAAATGGACTGATTTGATTATTTTGCTCTAGGATagagataaatatattgtatctgaATCTTGGCCTTCGTAAACTGGGGATTTTGATGTCGAAAATAGAGGATCTGGCAGTATAAATAAGTTGGTCGTAACCAGGAACAGCCGTTTTTGTGTGTTACTGTGTTTGCGCTAAAGATAGATATATTGCGATTATACTGGTTGACGATAATAGatcgtcatattagaattgtcCTAAATATTGTAACGAAATGGGGGTCCCTTGAAATGgaacttgttttccctaaaattgtgtgatgatgttgttaaaaccttaccgttaattgactgtttttattatatatttcctGTGTAACTatgtttgttaactttttattattcttgtcCATGTTTTTACAAACGGAACAGCTGTGAATCGTTTACTTTAAATGACGTTCAACACAATGACGTCATAACCTATTTTTGTTATGACGTCGGCTCTGGGTTTGGTAATTTAGGTGAATGGTAAGCCGAAATggtaaattgtaaacaatttcGGTAATGGTTTACCAAAGTATAAATACAGAGGAGAGAAAGAATAAGACTTTAGTACGACTTTACCCTGGGCAAGTAACACGCTAATTCCAAGcgatttaaatatacatgtaccgaAACCATTTACCAGACTAAGTAATAACCAGACTATTTCCGTATAATGTGGGCTTGTTAGTTCCATAACAAGTTATATTTAGAGAATAACTTCTAGAGAGAAACGTTATCTTTTGACATTGAATTTCAGTTACCATTTGCCGATTACCAAACTGACGTTCGTAAACTTTCTGGGTATAATATAGTTCCGCTAACCATTTTCTTTAATACATGATATTCTAATAAAGTAGGGTATTTATTTGTTAGACTAGAATActgttaagttatttaatatgtgTACGCATTATTGATATTTAATACTTCATAAAGTaaatacaagttgatttttatttaacgagtctgttattcttacaaaaacctAAACAGAACCAAACTAAGATCTACCAGAATACCACAAAGTACCACAAAACCTATACAGAACCATATGTAGATCTACCGGAATACCACAAAGTACCACGTTACCAGAGAACCACGCTACCAAAGAAGGGTCGCCAGTTATAACTTTAGTTCataaatatttatacattgttataaaacacATTCTTACAGCAACACACTAAGGGTTACACATTTATAGTTTATCATCAAAGCCTGACCGCTCGGTTTTCGTTACAATATATATCTCAGAATATTAACCTTCCTTGAAATTGATGCTGCTTTGAtatttaaattatacaatttaaCATTGACATATATGACTTTGTAATTCAATATATCATTGATGTAGCTTTGAAAAAAACATCACATCCTTCATTTGATTTAGTAATACAATGtgtatcattttatttaaatgtctGACAATGAATCATTTAATATtcaatacactcatcatagataccaggattaaaattttatactgGCGCCAGAAACTCATTTCCTCTACAAAAGACATATCCTGACGctcaaataatttaataaaaaaaaaagcccaataaagtacgaagttgaagaacattgagtaccaaaatattcctaaaagttttgcaaattacagctaaggtaatctattcctgaggtagaaaacccttagtatttcaaaaattcaaagttttgtaaaaaagctaatttataattatgaacatatcaattaCAACTCAATAcatcacagaagtgctgactacttggctggtgataccctcggggaattaaaattatttttctttatcaatttcttgtttaacaagtaaatatatatgttcaatcttttcctatttattattttgaaataatatcaATTGTGTTTAATTTCAAAAGATCATCTACATTTGTATAATTCAGATTTACATATCATACACattctattatatttttaattttacctcTCTGTAACCTTGGAAATTTTTATTCTTCGTTTTtctaattttttctttaaaacttcAATCTGAAATTATAAAGAATTCAAAAGTTATCGTATACACAATAGATGCAATTGAATATGGAAGATTTTGTATAAAAAGACTATATGAAAGTTCAGAATAGATATTTGTATGACTTCAACTTTTCTTCTTCAGATTATTAACCAAAGAGCAGCTGGGTAACAAGATGTAAAATGTGTAAAATCAGTAAGTTGATTCAATTCTATTTCTtgtattcaatttatattttccattttttgttttattacagtcaaatactaaatatttaaaaggcttAACAAGCCTcatgttttaaatcatttttttttactggcTCAAGTGGATAAATATTGTTCACACTCAATGCAGTgatagaatctatatttatcaactAATCAGTTTGCTGAAATTTTGATTTGATTGTAAATGTAGAATTGCTAAGCACTTTGTCACGGTCACATGTGTGCTTTTATGTATCTGTCCAAAACTAGGAACCTGTTGGTCATAATTGTTTTTCTTACATagttttattgtaaattaatctgaagattttttcttttaattgctCATTTTGTACTCCTGCGATTTTTAAAGCTCTCAATACAGTATGTGTTTTACTCATTGCTGAAGGTTGTATGTTTCAGGTTGTTGTTCTCAtccttgtcctttggtctttggtggtactgtggattcatttttatttgtggtataccaatttttgtgggtttcgtgggtcacagcgaaccacaaatttaagaattcaacaAAGAATAATCCTGAGAAATGTGTATGTAGTTGGATGTTTATTTCCAGTTATGTTATgtagttctagtatagtgttgactagcgataaacattgtaacataacacatattttttattgaaagaagatacaagtattttgattaaatctataatatatatatcgaatatcagtgataatttactttttaaaattgattaaaactgttcatggaaaataactgcaagttgttaagtaccgtgtcatagtttggtttaccagtgattaaaaatcaataggattaagtacggggatattgcccgtaggtaatattgtttatgacagaaacaattattttcacaccttatacttatatcactgtttattatattgtgattagggaaatgagctttcaatcataaagttttgaatgccttatagaattcagacaagaatttataaattgtaaaacaaacaaataattagttgtctctgtcaATTATTGTtatcgaagttatcaatgaaaactttaacctagaatgaccaagcaaggattttgacaattcaaaacttttccaatgaattccttcttttttgttttgttttattattgatcaaaccaaggaggttatatgatctcctaaatcacaAAGAAATCCACGAATAACGTTTCTAATTTTTTGTTcttgtaatcagcgatccacgaatttccgtataccacgaaacgtctttttttctctatccacgaaaaattgatacccatgaaaataagtgaatccacagtagttatCTCAATGGCGTAATCATATAAAcacatctctttatttctatgttgTAATATCATTTTATTTCCATGGTTAAAACCTTTTTTTACAGTTATAAGAGGTTtagttttttaaatacaattataGTTTAAGAGGTTCGGCTTTCACAGAATTGTATTTCTAAAAATATGTTTAGAAAGTCACAAATGAGTTAAGCCCTAAAACGATGTGTTAGCCTATCTGTTGTATTAGTGATAAATGGGGGATAACTCTAATTGCTTTATAGATTTGACCTATAGTTCCTACCTCATGCCGTAAACTTTCACATGGATTGTGTAAATCTGCCTCTGATACACTAGGACTTAACCTACCACCAGGGACAGCATAATTtggctaaaataaaaacaaaggtatttataattcatgtgatatttctttaattgaaacaatagttatttctaaatatataatgttcaatGCACTGCTTCTTATATTATTTGTCTAAAATCATACCAAACAAGAATGtctccatagtacacggatgccccactcgcactatcattttctatgttcagtggatcgtgaaattggggtcaaaactctaatttggcattaaaattagaaagatcatatcatagggcacaatcccggcacatgtgtactaagtttcaagttgattggacttcaacttcatcaaaaactaccttgaccaaaaactttaacctgaagtgggaccaacagacgaacagacgaacagatggacagacgaacagaggtacagaccagaaaacataatgcccctctactatcgtaggtggggtataaaaagTTGTACAATGTATAATGATTTTGAAGGGAATTTCAAATTACACATTAGAATGTGATTTTCTCCCAAAAAAAATTCTACACTGGTCCAGTCCTAGTAAGTCTGAAATATGTTTTAACAGGAACTCCGTTTTgatatctttttgaaaaataaaggaGTTACCAAAATTGTTTTCATTACCAAAAACTCTGACTTTAAATCCTCTTATAACTATTGTAAAGCAGTAATGGAGTGGCAATTTCAGTGTGAAATTTCATATTCCACAGACAAGTTTCTAGTTACCATCATTTCAAAATATAGCcactagataataaaaaaaatggtttaatttTGTTAGAATAAAAGTTGGAATGTCAAATGTTTGTTGTAAATccagtgggatttccagtgacactagaacaatagaaaagtcactcttcttatgaaagagatagaaaaggtctaagaacaggagagacaatttacgcataaaacccgatatgcatagggatgaatatctcttaaaacacaaaaccattatataacttttatacaaccactataaataaagtatatgttaaagctaaatgtgtcaatatatgattttttaattgccaaacatgctgttaattgaacaacctattgttcaacataggggtgtgtaaaaaactgccagatttgactgcatatttttctttttttttgaaaaaaatatatatcaaaccttaataatgtagctttctgggtatccaatttttaacgtgttccgaaatgtagtttcgtcacaaaaatttttcaaatttgtgtcattttgtctatatgaatgtcggtaaattcgtatgatcgagcacaccgacaagtatatcgttgggacaactcgatataatgtaatcaatatacgtgaaagattacctaatgtgaagtttatcaaaatcatcataacataattgatcaacacattatgtttgaacaacatgagtcctacaatataagatttaaaggtgcatattatttacattcaacgtttttattggatttttttttactacaatgtaacctcgaggttcaacgttgatagtaaaaaaaaatcccagaaattttttgaatgatattgtaaatgatacgaaccttcgaattcttataacatcggaatagaaaatatgtgatccgaattaaccatgcacgtgtgctacagaagattatgaacttttatgatgtacagggggtaagggtttttcttaaacaatattatgatcccaaatttgatgaattttgttggcaatactttaatatacacactacatatagcaaagtatatattaaatctcaatgtattataattaggaaaaatgtttgactcggtaaaaaaaaatcttcccccTCCCCCCGTATTGCATGTAATGGTTTAAACCTAAAGGATTCACactaactgcctaaaaggggtccgctccagtcttgaatcagtgattttgtttatcataaacaaaatattgtctcacaCTGAAAGGGTCAGCCGGGCAACATGCACAGCCCGGATtgtcaaaacaactaagatttacaaaaacgattacaaacaaaaaccatcagttggacaatcttactggaatctgattatctctactgataaataatgcaacactaatgacacattaaagttttggaatgattttattcacaaagaatgtttctcattggtatacatttctatgctcttgtcttttcagagtttatattggaaattaaaaattgctgcatgaaagacactagctccacattcctatgcatatgattttatatgtacgagaatcattccataaaatatccgtttgatatcctttcaatgcatgacactgtctagtggtttttctgccacaattacaaggaaaacctggttaaacttgtgctaaatcaaacacttgaatcttacatcgctattgatgttaagcaattatttaaagggccatccggaactgttgggttttatgacagtcttccttccatacacaccatcgctgcaaaataatttgaacattcaattagatgattataatattatttggcaatccaaagagaacctgaaaacatcagaccacaataaacagagaccccaaaaaaagccaattttactttacaatgaaattgaaaaagtagttagttacatgtcaaatcatcttttggctgtcgacaaaaaataaataaaatctaaatttcgtagcattttaccacccccccccctttttttaactgaatttgttcaaggtatggtggttttaccccttttcagaattcagtatgtcatgttgtatatcttttataaattagatgaatttctagcaagtttctacgatattctttatcatttgacaaaatactatgcatctgaattaaattgtttactatttgaaaaagcgcgccttcttttactttaatttacttccctttatttcacatagcaacaaatattaaaaactgccacatttgactgcatatcaattttttttccccaaaaaaatatatgtcaagcagcataattaactttacaaattgggagaaaatcaagatgttccgactataggttagtattaaaaaaaaataatgaaaggttggcatgattccaggtttgaaccctgacgacacttaaaatcgaaaattcactTATTTACCTATCATATGAAGATACGATGATGTGATAAACTTAACTATTAATAATTTACCTGGTTTATTATCATATTCACATTACGTTGACACGCCTCAGTTCGTCTGTGTTAGCTCATTTCAAGCTCGTAAACAATGTACACCATTTTCCGCTGTTctttaccgattacctctagtcagaagagcCCACTGTTTACAGGGGCGATAATATTTT includes:
- the LOC143068115 gene encoding regulator of G-protein signaling 7-like isoform X3 codes for the protein MKKERYLMETIVEKMQDEQTGVPVRTVKSFMSKVPSVFTGVDLVAWMMKNVDVEDQVEALHLASLMAAHGYFFPIDDHVLTVKNDNTYYRFQTPCFWPSRCGEPENTDYAVYLCKRTMQNKQRLELADYEAENLARLQKMFSRKWEFIFMQAEAQAKVDKKRDKLERKVLDSQERAFWDVHRPVPGCVNTTEVDIKKACRMNRHSKMTRPNYAVPGGRLSPSVSEADLHNPCESLRHEIEVLKKKLEKRRIKISKVTESYVSYFDQYAEFDAFITPPDPSNPWISDYIDFWEQEKTVNPRDIPQRRVKRWAFSIEELLCDPAGKEQFSKFLDKEFSGENLKFWLACQDLKCLPIREVNFKVTEIFSEFLAPGAHNPVNVEGRISELVRGRIENHVDRYCFEEAQDHIFKLMKSDSYSRYLRSDMYKEFLSGTRKKVRLLPAISNFSAFKHT